A stretch of DNA from uncultured Umboniibacter sp.:
AACATGGGTATGTAGACATCGCGGAACTGCTGAGGTTTAACACTCTGAGCGACCACCGCATCGATTTCCTCATCGCTAGGCCAGATATCCTTTAACGTTATTGCGTTACCAGCATCATCGAAACCCAGTGGATCGGATTCGATATCAAAGCGAATAGAGCCCGCAATGGCATAGGCAACCACCAATGGCGGTGACGCTAAGAACGCTTGATCAGCGTGGGGGTGAATTCGACCATCGAAGTTACGGTTACCAGACAGCACCGCCGTAGTGTAGAGGTCGCGATCTTTGATTTCGTTCGCAATCTCGGGACGAAGCGCACCACTCATGCCATTACAGGAAGTACAGGCAAAGGCAACAACACCGAATCCTAGCGATTCTAAGTCACCCATTAAGCCGGCTTCTTGAAGATAGAGCTGAACGGCCTTTGAACCCGGTGCTAGAGAGCTCTTAACCCAAGGTTTGCGCGTTAACCCCGCGCGATTGGCATTTCGGGCAATCAGGCCCGCCGCGATCATATTTCGAGGGTTGCTGGTGTTGGTGCAGCTAGTAATAGCGGCAATAATGACAGCGCCATCCGGCATCTCGCCATAGTTGGAGCGGTAATCGCCAAGTATGCCACGCTCGCCTAGCGCGGAGGTTGGCAGGCGTTTATGCGGATTTGAAGGGCCAGCAAGGTTTCGTACTACACTCGAAAGGTCAAATTGAAGTACTCGCTCATACTCAGCGTTCTCTAGCTGACTGCGCCATAAGCCCGCAGCTTTTGCGTAGCGCTCAACCAGCTCAACTTGATCATCCTCGCGCCCAGTGAGTTTGAGATAGTCGATGGTTTTGTCGTCAATGGAGAACATTGCCGCCGTAGCGCCAAATTCTGGCGTCATATTTGAGATAGTGGCTCGGTCGCCAAGATTTAATTGGTCGACGGCATCGCCATAAAATTCAAGGTAGGTAGAGACGACCTTTGATTCGCGCAGGAACTCGGTCAAGGCCAATACAATATCGGTTGCGGTGATTCCTGGAGCACGCTGTCCTACTAACTCGACACCCACAATCTCCGGAAGGCGCATGTAGGAGGCTCGGCCAAGCATGACACTTTCGGCTTCTAAACCACCTACGCCAATCGCGATGACGCCTAGCGCATCAACCATTGGCGTATGGCTGTCGGTACCCACCAGCGTGTCCGGAAAAGCGACCCCATCTCGGTTTTGGATGACTGGCGACATACGTTCAAGGTTAATCTGGTGAAGGATGCCGTTACCCTGAGGGATCACGTCGATATTCTCGAATGCTGTCTTAGTCCAATTGATGAAATGAAAACGGTCTTCGTTGCGACGATCCTCAATGGCTCGGTTCTTGGCAAAGGCGTCTGGATCATCGCCGCCAAACTCTACTGCTAGGGAATGATCGACCACCAGCTGAGTAGGGACCACTGGGTTCACCTTTGCTGGATCACCACCTTCAGCGGCAATAGCGTCACGCAAACCGGCTAAATCAACTAATGCGGTTTGCCCGAGTATGTCATGGCAAACCACGCGAGCAGGGTACCAGGGAAAGTCTAGGTCACGTTTTCGGTAGATCAGCTGTTCAAGGCTTGCGGTGAGTGTCTCCGGCGCACATCGACGCACTAAGTTCTCAGCGAGCACGCGCGAGGTATAGGGGAGGGTATCGTAGGCTCCTGGCTTTATCTCATCTACGGCGGCACGAACATCGAAATAGTCAACGTTGCTGCCGGCTAGCGTTTTGCGATAATTGGTATTCATAGGCAATCAATCCATGTAAGTGTTGAACGCAAAGCGGGCGCTTCCCGTTCAACGCAAATAGTTAGCGAGTGGCGATCGGCGCGACGGTGCGCGGCTCAGGACCAACATAGTCGGCACTGGGGCGAATAATGCGATTATTCGACCGTTGCTCCATTACATGAGCTGCCCATCCTGTGATACGCGAACACACGAAAATCGGAGTAAACAGCTTCGTGGGGATAGCCATAAAATGATAGGCCGACGCATGGAAGAAGTCAGCGTTACAAAAGAGTTTCTTGGTGTCCCACATGTACTCTTCACAGGCAACCGAAATGTCGTAGAGCGAGGAATCGCCGAACTCGTCAGCAAGCTTTTCAGACCATTGCTTAATAATACCGTTGCGTGGGTCCGAAGTACGATATACCGCGTGTCCGAAGCCCATAATCTTTTCTTTGCGCGCTAGCATGCCAGCCATCTGAGTCTTTGCATCCTCGGGAGAGCTAAATCCTTGAATCATTTCCATCGCTGCTTCGTTCGCTCCACCGTGAAGTGGGCCACGCAGGGAACCAATTGCTCCGGTAATACAGGAGTACATATCGGAGAGTGTTGAGGCACAAACTCGGGCGGTGAATGTCGAGGCATTAAACTCATGCTCTGCATAGAGAATAAGCGAAACATCCATTACGCGGCGATGAAGATCCGATGGCGTTTTACCAGTGAGCAAGGCAAGGAAGTGACCGCCTAAACCGTTTTCATCTGAGGTGCAGTCAATCTCTACGCCATCATGACTATAGCGGTACCAATAGCACATAATCGCA
This window harbors:
- the acnD gene encoding Fe/S-dependent 2-methylisocitrate dehydratase AcnD, whose protein sequence is MNTNYRKTLAGSNVDYFDVRAAVDEIKPGAYDTLPYTSRVLAENLVRRCAPETLTASLEQLIYRKRDLDFPWYPARVVCHDILGQTALVDLAGLRDAIAAEGGDPAKVNPVVPTQLVVDHSLAVEFGGDDPDAFAKNRAIEDRRNEDRFHFINWTKTAFENIDVIPQGNGILHQINLERMSPVIQNRDGVAFPDTLVGTDSHTPMVDALGVIAIGVGGLEAESVMLGRASYMRLPEIVGVELVGQRAPGITATDIVLALTEFLRESKVVSTYLEFYGDAVDQLNLGDRATISNMTPEFGATAAMFSIDDKTIDYLKLTGREDDQVELVERYAKAAGLWRSQLENAEYERVLQFDLSSVVRNLAGPSNPHKRLPTSALGERGILGDYRSNYGEMPDGAVIIAAITSCTNTSNPRNMIAAGLIARNANRAGLTRKPWVKSSLAPGSKAVQLYLQEAGLMGDLESLGFGVVAFACTSCNGMSGALRPEIANEIKDRDLYTTAVLSGNRNFDGRIHPHADQAFLASPPLVVAYAIAGSIRFDIESDPLGFDDAGNAITLKDIWPSDEEIDAVVAQSVKPQQFRDVYIPMFNLDTNEERAPSPLYDWREMSTYIRRPPYWEGAFANACALKNMRPLAVLGDNITTDHLSPSNAIMAASAAGEYLAKMGLPEEDFNSYATHRGDHLTAQRATFANPKLLNEMVIEDGTIVQGSLARVEPEGKVTRMWEAIETYMERQQPLIIIAGADYGQGSSRDWAAKGVRLAGVEAIVAEGFERIHRTNLIGMGVLPLEFSAGDTRHTYGIDGTECFDVEGELAPGAALKLIITRSDGSRIAVPVNCRLDTAEEVSIYQAGGVLQRFAKDFLAGSAN
- the prpC gene encoding 2-methylcitrate synthase, with product MVDKKLGGAGLRGQSAGETSLCTVGKSGSGLTYRGYDVSDLAENASFEEVAYLLFYGELPNQEQLDEYRTLLKTMQDLPAELKSVLKLVPASAHPMDVMRTGASFLGNVEPETSFDDQFTAANRLLAAFPAIMCYWYRYSHDGVEIDCTSDENGLGGHFLALLTGKTPSDLHRRVMDVSLILYAEHEFNASTFTARVCASTLSDMYSCITGAIGSLRGPLHGGANEAAMEMIQGFSSPEDAKTQMAGMLARKEKIMGFGHAVYRTSDPRNGIIKQWSEKLADEFGDSSLYDISVACEEYMWDTKKLFCNADFFHASAYHFMAIPTKLFTPIFVCSRITGWAAHVMEQRSNNRIIRPSADYVGPEPRTVAPIATR